A portion of the Arthrobacter woluwensis genome contains these proteins:
- a CDS encoding LysE family translocator, with the protein MHPSTGEGSVDTTGGPATVAPEHLGKTWVKGFLSNILNPKYGMFCLAVIPQFLVPTIAPLWMGLMLSVISNLEAALWFTLIITAAHYFRRWLDGPRFRKVIDRVTGTALGAFGLVALAETRHG; encoded by the coding sequence GTGCATCCTTCCACGGGCGAGGGCAGCGTCGACACCACCGGCGGGCCGGCCACCGTGGCGCCCGAACACCTCGGGAAGACCTGGGTTAAAGGGTTCCTGTCCAACATCCTGAACCCCAAGTACGGGATGTTCTGCCTGGCCGTGATCCCCCAGTTCCTCGTCCCGACCATCGCTCCCCTCTGGATGGGCCTCATGCTCTCCGTCATCAGCAATCTGGAAGCGGCACTCTGGTTCACGCTCATCATCACGGCGGCACACTACTTCCGGCGCTGGCTGGACGGCCCCCGGTTCCGCAAGGTCATCGACCGCGTGACGGGGACGGCCCTGGGAGCCTTCGGGCTCGTGGCGCTGGCGGAGACCCGGCACGGCTGA